In one window of Acipenser ruthenus chromosome 34, fAciRut3.2 maternal haplotype, whole genome shotgun sequence DNA:
- the LOC117409782 gene encoding nucleoredoxin-like protein 1 yields MAELFHGKVLIKNNKDRDDVDTDRELCLQLENKVLLLFFGSGECPRCQDFTPTLKEFFVQLTDEFYVDRAMQLALVYISQDESEDKESKFLKDMPKRWLTLPFEDQYKRELEFMFGVEDTPVVVVLRPDGTVLSLNAVEEISRLGGACFKNWQEAAMLIDRSFMMAEDFDDKPTRSVTEPLRRLKYKLDKKKKKKGQGEEDEEEGAERWS; encoded by the exons ATGGCGGAGCTGTTTCATGGCAAGGTCCTCATCAAGAACAATAAGGACCGTGATGATGTGGACACGGACAGGGAGCTGTGTCTGCAGCTGGAGAACAAGGTGCTGCTGCTGTTCTTCGGGTCGGGGGAGTGCCCGCGCTGCCAGGACTTCACCCCGACACTCAAGGAGTTCTTCGTCCAGCTCACAGACGAGTTCTATGTGGACCGAGCCATGCAGCTGGCCCTGGTCTACATCTCCCAGGACGAGAGTGAGGACAAGGAGAGCAAGTTCCTCAAAGACATGCCCAAGCGCTGGCTCACCCTGCCCTTCGAGGATCAGTACAAGAG GGAGCTGGAGTTCATGTTTGGGGTTGAAGACACCCCTGTGGTGGTGGTCCTGAGGCCGGACGGGACGGTGCTCTCCCTGAATGCTGTGGAGGAGATCTCTCGGCTGGGGGGCGCCTGCTTCAAGAACTGGCAGGAGGCGGCCATGCTGATCGACCGCAGCTTCATGATGGCCGAGGACTTCGACGACAAACCCACGCGCAGCGTCACGGAGCCCCTGCGCAGACTCAAATACAAACtggacaagaagaagaagaagaaggggcagggggaggaggatgaggaggagggagCGGAGCGCTGGTCCTGA